From a single Eriocheir sinensis breed Jianghai 21 chromosome 18, ASM2467909v1, whole genome shotgun sequence genomic region:
- the LOC127000175 gene encoding uncharacterized protein LOC127000175, which yields MKLTLLMVVAAAAAAAEALVREKAKATTLDETIKVVAEELTKQTKGTPLKIVKAKVEKRKADQGNVPPPPLYQLPLESPGETYTSPSQGLPSASVSYSPPAGGDSGVFIKFGPADAITGGSFGVSYAGGGGGGGGGYGGGGGVGGGGGSGGGYGGGGGTGGGGSGGGYGGGGATGGGGSGGGYGGGGGGGHGGGVGGSGGGYGGGGGIGEGGGSGGGYGGGGGTGGGGSGGGYGGGGGSGGGYGGGGGTGGGEKEGGGGGSGGYEGGGGGGIGGGGSGGGYGGGGGSGGGYGGGGGSGGGGGHGGGSGGGYGGGGGGGGGGGYGGGGGGGIGGGGGGSGGGYGGGSGGGSAGGYGGGGGGGGSLTESYGAPPPPNTSYGTPDVPSSSYGVPDVPSSSYGVPDVPSSSYGVPDVPSSSYGAPDVPSSSYGVPDVPSLSYGVPDVPSSSYGVPDVPSSSYGVPDLPSSSYGAPDVPSLSYGVPDVPSSSYGVPDVPSSSYGVPDVPSSSYGVPDVPSSSYGVPDIPSSSYGVPDAPSSSYGAPGGGGSGGGYGGGGGSGGGHGGGSGGGYGGGGGIGGGGGGSGGGYGGGGGSGGGGHGGGSGGGYGGGGGGGSGGGYGGGGGGGIGGGSGGGYGGGGGGGIGGGGGGSGGGYGGSVAPSSSYGAPAAPSSSYGAPGGGGSLTSTFSVIHLGGGGGGGHGGGGGDGYGGGGGGGHGGGSGGGYGGGGGGGHGGGGATS from the exons ATGAAGCTTACCTTGTTGATG gtggtggcggcggcggcggcggctgcggaGGCGTTGGTGAGGGAGAAGGCGAAGGCAACCACCCTGGATGAGACCATAAAAGTCGTCGCCGAAGAACTGACGAAGCAGACGAAAGGAACGCCGCTCAAGATTGTCAAGGcgaaagtggagaagagaaaag CTGACCAAGGCAACGTCCCACCGCCTCCCTTGTACCAGCTGCCTCTGGAGTCGCCGGGCGAGACCTACACATCCCCCTCCCAAGGCCTCCCCTCCGCCAGCGTCTCCTACAGTCCTCCCGCCGGGGGTGACAGCGGCGTCTTCATCAAGTTCGGTCCCGCAGACGCCATAACGGGAGGGTCCTTCGGGGTATCctacgctggtggtggtggtggtggtggtggtggatatggtggtggaggtggagtaggaggtggaggaggaagtggaggaggatatggaggaggaggtggtactggaggaggagggagtggaggaggatacGGAGGAGGTGGTGCtactggtggaggaggaagtggaggaggatatggaggaggaggaggtggtggacatggaggaggagtaggaggaagtggaggagggtatggtggaggaggcggaataggagaaggaggaggaagtggaggaggatatggaggaggaggtggtactggaggaggaggaagtggaggtgggtatggtggaggaggaggaagtggagggggatatggaggaggaggtggtactggaggaggag agaaggag ggaggaggaggaggaagtggaggatatgaaggtggaggtggaggaggaataggaggaggaggaagtggaggaggatatggaggtggaggaggaagtgggggaggatatggaggaggaggtggtagtggaggaggaggtggacatggtggcggaagtggaggaggatatggaggtggaggaggaggaggaggaggaggaggatatggaggtggaggtggaggaggaataggaggaggaggaggaggaagtggcggaGGATATggcggaggaagcggaggaggaagtgcaggaggatatggtggaggaggaggaggtggaggttctCTTACTGAATCCTATGGCGCTCCTCCGCCTCCCAATACATCCTACGGAACTCCTGATGTCCCAAGTTCATCCTATGGCGTTCCCGATGTCCCAAGTTCATCCTATGGCGTTCCCGATGTCCCAAGTTCATCCTATGGCGTTCCCGATGTCCCAAGTTCATCCTACGGTGCCCCCGATGTCCCAAGTTCATCTTATGGTGTTCCCGATGTCCCAAGTTTATCCTACGGCGTTCCTGATGTCCCAAGTTCATCCTACGGTGTCCCCGATGTCCCAAGTTCATCTTATGGTGTTCCCGATCTCCCAAGTTCATCCTATGGTGCTCCCGATGTCCCAAGTTTATCCTACGGCGTTCCTGATGTCCCAAGTTCATCCTACGGTGTCCCCGATGTCCCAAGTTCATCTTATGGTGTTCCCGATGTCCCAAGTTCATCCTACGGTGTCCCCGATGTCCCAAGTTCATCCTACGGTGTCCCCGATATCCCAAGTTCATCCTACGGTGTTCCAGATGCCCCAAGTTCATCCTACGGCGCTcccggtggaggaggaagtggaggagggtatggaggaggaggtggttctGGAGGTggacatggaggaggaagtggaggaggatatggcggtggaggaggaataggaggaggaggaggaggaagtggaggagggtatggtggaggaggaggaagtggaggaggtggacatggaggaggaagtggaggaggatatggtggcggaggaggaggaggaagtggtggaggatatggaggtggtggcggtggaggaataggaggaggaagtggaggaggatatggaggtggtggcggtggaggaataggaggaggtggaggaggaagtggaggaggatatgGTGGTTCTGTGGCCCCCAGTTCATCCTACGGTGCTCCTGCGGCCCCCAGTTCATCCTACGGGGCCCCAGGTGGAGGTGGTTctctcacctccaccttctctgTGATCCatcttggtggaggaggaggaggaggccatggtggaggaggtggcgatggctatggtggaggtggaggaggaggtcatggtggaggaagtggaggagggtatggtggaggtggaggaggaggccatggtggaggaggtg